One window of Acidobacteriota bacterium genomic DNA carries:
- a CDS encoding B12-binding domain-containing protein, whose translation MSDLKCLTTKEVARLCRVSDATVKRWEEAGLIRSERTNGGHRRFRAGEIARFQRDQGLGLKHTHGDESIFSVQTRRRKTGTPSTLFQSLISGSEEEAANLMIKSFLKGEPLVDIFDNMISPAMRQIGELWVKGELSVAQEHLATRAAHSAVNKLRSTLPVPKISGELAFCAAFEGDFHELPTHLSQITIESRGWEVLNFGANTPLYSLAEEVSFHSPEAICISVSYLGDLDRLARDYKLFREQVVKLNIPVILGGRVFENDDIRRRFPAELYPESFNDVAEFIGSI comes from the coding sequence ATGTCGGATCTGAAATGTCTTACAACTAAAGAAGTGGCGCGGCTCTGTCGCGTCAGCGATGCGACGGTCAAGCGTTGGGAAGAGGCGGGGCTGATCCGTTCCGAGCGAACAAACGGCGGGCACCGTCGTTTTCGCGCCGGCGAGATCGCCCGCTTTCAACGCGACCAAGGGCTTGGACTCAAACACACGCACGGCGACGAGTCGATCTTTTCGGTCCAGACACGCCGCCGGAAAACAGGCACGCCGTCAACGCTCTTTCAATCACTTATTTCCGGGAGCGAGGAAGAGGCGGCGAACCTGATGATCAAATCGTTCCTCAAAGGCGAACCTCTGGTGGATATCTTTGACAATATGATCAGCCCGGCGATGCGCCAGATCGGCGAGCTTTGGGTGAAGGGCGAGCTTTCGGTCGCGCAGGAACACCTCGCGACGCGTGCCGCGCATTCTGCCGTAAATAAATTGCGCAGCACGCTTCCGGTTCCGAAAATTTCCGGCGAACTCGCGTTTTGCGCCGCGTTCGAGGGAGATTTTCACGAACTGCCGACCCATCTCAGCCAAATCACGATCGAAAGCCGCGGTTGGGAAGTCTTGAATTTCGGCGCGAACACTCCGCTTTATTCGCTCGCCGAAGAGGTTAGCTTCCATTCGCCTGAAGCGATCTGCATCTCCGTCTCTTACCTCGGCGATCTTGACCGTCTCGCCCGCGACTACAAGCTGTTTCGCGAACAGGTGGTGAAACTGAACATTCCTGTCATTCTCGGCGGACGCGTTTTTGAGAATGACGATATCCGTCGCCGCTTCCCGGCCGAGCTCTATCCGGAATCCTTCAACGACGTGGCCGAGTTCATCGGCAGCATCTGA